Proteins encoded in a region of the Orcinus orca chromosome X, mOrcOrc1.1, whole genome shotgun sequence genome:
- the KDM5C gene encoding lysine-specific demethylase 5C isoform X3: MEPGSDDFLPPPECPVFEPSWAEFRDPLGYIAKIRPIAEKSGICKIRPPADWQPPFAVEVDNFRFTPRIQRLNELEAQTRVKLNYLDQIAKFWEIQGSSLKIPNVERRILDLYSLSKIVVEEGGYEAICKDRRWARVAQRLNYPPGKNIGSLLRSHYERIVYPYEMYQSGANLVCNTRPFDNEEKDKEYKPHSIPLRQSVQPSKFNSYGRRAKRLQPDPEPTEEDIEKNPELKKLQIYGAGPKMMGLGLMAKDKTLRKKDKEGPECPPTIVVKEESGGDVKVESPSPKTFLESKEELSHSPEPCTKMTMRLRRNHSNAQFIESYVCRMCSRGDEDDKLLLCDGCDDNYHIFCLLPPLPEIPKGVWRCPKCVMAECKRPPEAFGFEQATREYTLQSFGEMADSFKADYFNMPVHMVPTELVEKEFWRLVNSIEEDVTVEYGADIHSKEFGSGFPVSDSKRHLTPEEEEYATSGWNLNVMPVLEQSVLCHINADISGMKVPWLYVGMVFSAFCWHIEDHWSYSINYLHWGEPKTWYGVPSLAAEHLEEVMKKLTPELFDSQPDLLHQLVTLMNPNTLMSHGVPVVRTNQCAGEFVITFPRAYHSGFNQGYNFAEAVNFCTADWLPAGRQCIEHYRRLRRYCVFSHEELICKMAACPEKLDLNLAAAVHKEMFIMVQEERRLRKALLEKGITEAEREAFELLPDDERQCIKCKTTCFLSALACYDCPDGLVCLSHINDLCKCSSSRQYLRYRYTLDELPAMLHKLKVRAESFDTWANKVRVALEVEDGRKRSLEELRALESEARERRFPNSELLQRLKNCLSEAEACVSRALGLVSGQEAGPYRVAGLQMTLAELRAFLDQMNNLPCAMHQIGDVKGILEQVEAYQVEAREALASLPSSPGLLQSLLERGRQLGVEVPEAQQLQRQVEQARWLDEMKRTLAPSARRGTLAVMRGLLVAGASVAPSPAVDKARAELQELLTIAERWEEKAHLCLEARQKHPPATLEAIIHEAENIPVHLPNIQALKEALAKARAWIADVDEIQNGDHYPCLDDLEGLVAVGRDLPVGLEELRQLELQVLTAHSWREKASKTFLKKNSCYTLLEVLCPCADAGSDSTKRSRWMEKELGLYKSDTELLGLSAQDLRDPGSVIVAFKEGEQKEKEGILQLRRTNSAKPSPLASSTTASSATSICVCGQVPAGVGALQCDLCQDWFHGRCVSVPRLLSSPRPSPTSSPLLAWWEWDTKFLCPLCMRSRRPRLETILALLVALQRLPVRLPEGEALQCLTERAISWQGRARQALASEDVTAVLGRLAELRQRLQAEPRPEEPPTYPSAPASDPVREGSGKDMPKQVQGLLENGDSMTSPEKVAPGEGSGKKDLELLSSLLPQLTGPVLELPEATRAPLEELMLEGDLLEVTLDENHSIWQLLQAGQPPNLERIRTLLELEKAERHGSRARGRALERRRRRKVDRGGEGDDPAREELEPKRVRSSGPEAEEAQEEEELEEETGGEGPPLPTTDSPGTQENQNGLEPALGASSGSSAPFSTLTPRLHVPCPQQPPQQQL; this comes from the exons GACTGGCAGCCACCCTTTGCTGTAGAAGTGGACAACTTCAGGTTTACTCCCCGAATCCAGAGGCTGAATGAACTAGAG GCCCAGACGAGAGTGAAACTGAACTACTTGGATCAGATTGCCAAATTCTGGGAAATCCAGGGCTCCTCCTTAAAGATTCCCAATGTAGAACGGCGGATCTTGGACCTCTACAGCCTCAGCAAA ATCGTGGTGGAGGAAGGTGGCTATGAAGCCATCTGCAAGGACCGTCGATGGGCTCGGGTGGCCCAACGCCTCAACTACCCACCAGGCAAAAACATTGGCTCCCTGCTACGCTCCCACTATGAACGCATCGTTTACCCCTATGAGATGTACCAGTCTGGAGCCAACCTGGTG TGCAACACACGTCCATTTGATAATGAGGAGAAGGACAAGGAATACAAACCCCACAGTATCCCCCTTCGACAGTCTGTGCAGCCCTCCAAGTTCAACAGCTATGGCCGGCGAGCCAAGAGACTACAGCCTGAT ccGGAACCCACAGAGGAAGACATTGAAAAGAATCCTGAGCTGAAGAAGCTTCAGATCTATGGGGCAGGCCCCAAGATGATGGGCCTGGGCCTCATGGCCAAGGATAAGACTCTGCGGAAAAAAG ATAAGGAAGGGCCCGAGTGCCCCCCCACCATAGTGGTGAAGGAGGAGTCAGGCGGGGACGTGAAGGTGGAGTCACCCTCACCCAAGACCTTCCTGGAGAGCAAGGAGGAGCTGAGTCACAGCCCAGAGCCCTGCACCAAGATGACCATGAGGCTGCGGAGGAACCACAGCAATGCCCAGTTT ATTGAGTCATATGTATGCCGAATGTGTTCCCGAGGGGATGAGGACGACAAGCTCCTGCTGTGTGATGGCTGTGATGACAACTACCACATCTTCTGCTTGCTGCCTCCTTTGCCTGAGATTCCCAAGGGTGTCTGGCGGTGCCCAAAGTGTGTCATGGCG GAGTGTAAGCGCCCCCCCGAAGCCTTTGGCTTTGAGCAGGCTACCCGGGAATACACTCTGCAGAGCTTTGGCGAGATGGCTGACTCCTTTAAAGCCGATTACTTCAACATGCCCGTACAC ATGGTGCCCACAGAACTCGTGGAGAAGGAATTCTGGCGGCTGGTGAATAGCATTGAGGAAGATGTGACTGTTGAGTATGGGGCTGACATCCATTCCAAAGAATTTGGTAGCGGTTTCCCCGTCAGTGACAGTAAGCGGCACCTAACCCCTGAGGAGGAG GAGTATGCTACTAGTGGTTGGAACCTGAATGTGATGCCGGTGCTGGAGCAGTCCGTACTGTGCCACATCAATGCAGATATCTCCGGCATGAAGGTGCCCTGGCTCTACGTGGGCATGGTCTTCTCAGCCTTTTGCTGGCATATTGAGGATCACTGGAGTTACTCCATTAACTACCTCCACTG GGGTGAGCCGAAGACCTGGTATGGGGTACCCTCACTTGCAGCAGAACATTTGGAAGAGGTGATGAAGAAGCTGACACCTGAGCTCTTTGATAGCCAGCCTGACCTTCTGCACCAACTTGTCACCCTCATGAATCCCAATACCCTCATGTCCCATGGTGTGCCG GTTGTCCGCACAAACCAGTGTGCAGGAGAATTTGTCATTACCTTCCCTCGTGCTTACCACAGTGGCTTTAACCAAGGCTACAACTTTGCTGAGGCTGTCAACTTTTGCACTGCTGACTGG CTGCCAGCTGGGCGCCAGTGCATTGAGCACTACCGCCGGCTCCGAAGATACTGTGTCTTCTCCCATGAGGAGCTCATCTGCAAGATGGCTGCCTGTCCAGAGAAGCTGGACCTGAACCTGGCAGCAGCTGTGCATAAGGAGATGTTCATCATGGTTCAGGAGGAGCGGCGTCTACGAAAGGCCCTGCTAGAGAAG GGCATCACGGAAGCTGAGCGAGAGGCTTTTGAGCTGCTCCCGGATGATGAGCGCCAGTGCATCAAGTGCAAGACCACGTGCTTTCTATCAGCCCTAGCCTGCTATGACTGCCCAGACGGCCTTGTCTGCCTTTCCCACATCAATGACCTCTGCAAGTGCTCCAGTAGCCGGCAGTACctgcg ATATCGGTACACCTTGGATGAGCTCCCTGCCATGCTCCATAAGCTGAAGGTCCGGGCTGAGTCCTTTGACACCTGGGCCAACAAAGTGCGAGTGGCCCTGGAGGTGGAGGATGGGCGGAAGCGCA GCCTTGAAGAGCTGAGGGCACTAGAGTCTGAGGCCCGTGAGCGGAGATTTCCTAACAGTGAGCTGCTGCAGCGACTAAAGAACTGCCTGAGCGAGGCAGAGGCTTGCGTGTCCCGGGCTCTGGGGCTGGTCAGCGGCCAGGAAGCTGG CCCCTACAGGGTGGCTGGTCTACAGATGACCCTGGCTGAGCTCCGAGCCTTTCTGGACCAGATGAACAACCTGCCTTGTGCCATGCACCAGATTGGGGATGTCAAG GGTATTCTGGAACAGGTGGAAGCCTACCAGGTTGAAGCCCGTGAGGCCCTGGCCTCATTGCCCTCCAGTCCGGGGCTCCTGCAGTCCCTGCTGGAGAGAGGGCGGCAGCTGGGGGTGGAGGTACctgaggcccagcagctccagcgGCAGGTGGAACAGGCGCGATGGCTGGATGAGATGAAACGCACACTGGCCCCCTCAGCCCGAAGGGGCACCCTGGCTGTCATGCGGGGACTGTTGGTCGCGGGTGCCAGTGTAGCCCCTAGCCCTGCTGTGGACAAGGCCCGAGCTGAACTGCAGGAGCTACTGACCATTGCTGAACGCTGGGAGGAGAAGGCCCATCTCTGCCTGGAGGCCAG GCAGAAGCATCCACCAGCCACGCTTGAGGCCATAATTCATGAGGCAGAAAACATCCCTGTTCACCTGCCCAACATCCAGGCTCTCAAGGAGGCTCTTGCTAAGGCCCGGGCCTGGATTGCTGATGTGGACGAGATCCAA AATGGTGATCACTACCCCTGCCTGGATGACTTGGAGGGCCTGGTGGCTGTTGGCCGGGACCTACCTGTGGGGTTGGAGGAGCTGAGACAGCTAGAGCTGCAGGTACTGACGGCGCACTCCTGGAGGGAGAAGGCCTCCAAGACCTTTCTCAAGAAGAATTCTTGCTACACTCTGCTGGAG GTGCTCTGCCCATGTGCAGACGCCGGCTCAGACAGCACCAAGCGCAGCCGGTGGATGGAGAAGGAGCTGGGGTTGTACAAATCTGACACAGAGTTGCTGGGGCTGTCTGCGCAGgacctcagggacccaggctctgtG ATCGTGGCCTTCAAGGAGGGGGaacagaaggagaaggagggaatTCTGCAGCTGCGTCGCACCAACTCCGCCAAGCCCAGTCCACTGGCATCATCGACCACAGCTTCCTCTGCAACCTCCATCTGTGTGTGTGGGCAGGTGCCAGCTGGGGTGGGAGCTCTGCAGTGTGACCTGTGTCAGGACTGGTTCCATGGGCGATGTGTGTCGGTACCCCGCCTCCTCAGTTCCCCAAGGCCCAGTCCCACCTCATCCCCACTGCTGGCCTGGTGGGAGTGGGACACCAAATTCTTGTGTCCGCTGTGCATGCGCTCACGGCGCCCACGCCTGGAGACCATCCTGGCACTGCTGGTAGCGCTGCAGAGACTGCCTGTGCGGCTGCCTGAGGGTGAGGCCCTGCAGTGCCTCACAGAGAGGGCCATCAGCTGGCAAGGCCGTGCcaggcaggctctggcctctgaggATGTGACTGCTGTGTTGGGACGGCTGGCCGAGCTTCGCCAGCGGCTGCAGGCTGAACCCAGGCCCGAGGAGCCCCCTACCTACCCTTCAGCCCCTGCCTCTGACCCTGTCAGAGAAGGCAGTGGCAAGGATATGCCTAAG caggtgcaggggTTGCTGGAGAATGGAGACAGCATGACCAGTCCCGAGAAGGTAGCCCCGGGGGAGGGCTCAGGTAAGAAAG ACCTGGAGCTGCTGTCCTCGCTGTTGCCACAGTTGACTGGCCCTGTGTTGGAGCTGCCTGAGGCAACCCGGGCCCCCCTGGAGGAGCTCATGTTGGAGGGGGATCTGCTTGAGGTGACCCTGGATGAGAACCACAGCATCTGGCAGCTGCTGCAGGCTGGGCAGCCTCCAAACCTGGAGCGGATCCGCACACTTCTGGAG CTGGAGAAGGCAGAGCGCCATGGGAGCCGAGCACGGGGCCGGGCGCTggagaggcggcggcggcggaagGTGGATCGGGGTGGGGAGGGCGATGACCCAGCCCGAGAGGAGCTAGAGCCAAAGAGGGTACGGAGCTCAGGGCCAGAGGCCGAGGaggcccaggaggaggaggagctggaggaggagacTGGGGGTGAgggcccacccctccccaccactgACAGCCCCGGCACCCAGGAGAACCAGAATGGCTTGGAGCCGGCGCTAGGGGCCAGTTCAGGCTCCTCGGCCCCTTTCTCCACTTTGACTCCCCGGCTGCACGTGCCCTGCCCGCAGCAGCCGCCTCAGCAACAATTGTGA